Part of the Halobacteriovorax vibrionivorans genome, AACTGGCTGGCACAAACATATTTTTATACTTCAAGCTCTGAGGATATCCTTCTTTTTTGTGCAGAAAAGAGTAAAAAATCAGATATGGCAAAAAGATGGCTAGAACATGCTGATGAAGAAGCTGGCCATGAGAATTTAGCATTGGGTGATTTAAAACGACTTGGGTTCAAAATAGAAAACTTCATTGAATTTGAAGAAACAAAGCTTTTTTATCAATCACAGTTTTTTCTTGCACAAAAGTATTCTGGAGAAAGTGTCCTTGGATGGGTTCTTATTCTTGAAGCTTTTGCTGCTTCTGTTCCTAAAGAATACATTGATAAGCTCATCTCCATACATGGAAAACCTGCTACGCGATTTATGTTTATTCATTCGAACGAAGATGTTGAACATGTAGAAAAAGCATATCAAGCGGTAGAGAAATTAGATAATTTAGATTTAATTATTGAGAATATAAAAATGACAAAAACGAGGTATTTATCAATGTTAAAAAAATGCAATGAAGCTAAAAATATTGGATTTGAAAAAGCAGCATAAAAATACAAGAAACACCTAGGTCATTCTTTCGAGAAAAACACTTAAGAATGGCCTATATAGAGCTAATTCTTTAAAAAAAGAATATTTGAATAATCATTATCCTCATGAGCAATATTTTTAGATAACTCAACAGATGTACCATTATCTAAACTTGAAGAAATATTTACTTTAAAACCAAGTGCAGCAGCAGTATCCATAATAATACTCATACCATGTCCTGTTCCAGCTTCCCCTTCAGTCCCCTTTGTTGAATCAATAGCACCGCTATTCATCTTTATAAGATCAATTTTTTCTTGTGGGATTCCAACACCAAAATCGATGATTCTTAGATATAATTGGTCTTCAAGAACTTCCGCTGAAAATACTATACTCCCATATTTTTTGGAAAACTTAATTGCATTATACATAATATTTGAGATTAGATTATTTTGAAGAGCTATTTTATTCGTATAAATTTTTAAATTATCATCAATTTTAAAGTCATGAATAATTCGTATACCTTTTTGATGAGCAAGATCTTCATACTCAGTAACAGAGTCTAACAAGAGAGAGTATAAATTAATCTCAGAAAATTCGTAGATTTGATCATGTTTAAAACTTCGACCTTTTGAATTATTAATTATACCTAGAACAGATTTTGAAAAACGATCGATTCGATCTATGGCCTGTTCATAATCCCCTCTTTTTATCTTTTTCTTTGCAAACTCAAGACTTAATAACTTATTGGCTATATCATGATTTAACGTTCTATTACTTAAATTTAGATCCGCATTTAAAGATTCTAATTTTTTTCGATAATTTTCCAATTCAAGATTTTGTTCTTCCAACTGATTAGAGTATTCAATATTTTGCAAGATTAACTCTTTATACTTCCTCTTAGTAAAGAAGAGATTATAAAAGAAATTTGGTAAGCTAAACTTAGCAAATACTGGATTAGAAACAGTATAGATGACTTTATTATCAAGAGTTCTAAACTTTACTCTAGAAGGACTTTTTGCTCCTAAGAAGTTCATTGGAACCGTTCGAAATAGATCAACATACATATTGATAAACTCATGAAAGATCTGATCAGAATGATCAAAAGTAAATATTAAATGAAAGGTGTCTGAACTGATTTTTCTTGAGGACACTTTAACATTTGAATAAAAGATTTTAAATGAAAGCTTCAAGAAGAAATTAAATAATAAGCTATAGCTAACAAAATAAGTTATAGTATCAAAAATAGGCTTGATAACTTTATTTGCGACACCTGTTTCGTTAATAATCTCGGTATAATTTTCGTAACGATTTGCAAAAGCAATTGTAATTAGCTTGAAATCCTCCCAAGAGATTCGTCCTTTTTCATCTGTGAGGCTTTTATCCTGCATAGAAATTTCACACAGAAATTCGTCAACCGAATCCCCCATGGACTTGATCCCATCAAAGTATGCATTTAACGCTTTATTACTGACTTCCAATTAAAAAACTCTCCAAAAATACTTAGAGATATTTTCCATTGAAAAAACGGATCGTGCAACTTACATTTAACAAATTAAATATCTTGATAACAGCGGCGTAATAAATCACCATACTCTCTCTCTAAGAAGTCTAATAGATCTTTTGATGATTTAGGAGCACCATATTCAGCAATGAAATGCTCATAAATCCCTGCTCGATATGAGTCTGGAAAAGTCGTGCCTTTAAGATCGATTCCCTTTCCTTTGATAAAAACGGAACGAGGAGTAAGCTTTAATGAATATTGAGAAACATTTTTTGTATCAACAAAACGAATGTCTCCACTTGGAAATAGCCTATCTTTAATTCTCTTTAGGCCCTTTTTACCAAAGCATCTTTCTTGTTGATAATTGATACCATGATTCATAAGAATATCCTGAATATCCATATTTAAACCAGTGATGATATCAGATGCCGTATAACCAAAGAACTCGTGGGCTGCAACGTGGGCGTTTACCCCTCTAATATTTTTACGAAACCAATTCTCAACATTCTTAAGAGCAATTGCTGAACGACTATTTGAGTTTTTAATTAAAACATCAAAATCCGCATGCATCATTTCATGAAAGACAGTTGATGCTAAGATTGTAAATTGATACTTTTGTCCCATTGGAAAGTCTGAAAGCCCCACAATTCGACTACCGCGCCAATTCTTCTCTCTTAGAACAATTGTATTGGTCTTATCATTATAAGTAGCTTCGGCCCCTGATTTATTCATCATCCACTTTTCAAAGAAGTTAGGTTTACGAATACGCACCTTTTGAGCAACATCATCTAGCCGACCAAGTTTTAATCCATGGCTCTTTTCTAGAGAATTTGAAAATTGGGAAATCGTAGCTGGACTTGCGGCCAACACATAAGTTGTAATAAGTAGAGTAAGTAGTGCTTTCATATCCATAATTACACCTTGAAAAACTTAAAATTACTATTACTGTAAGAAGATATCAGGGCTTAATAGCGAGCACTTATAAAATCACCCTGCTCCAAGTCATCAATTGGTCGATTTGAAAGACTTTTTGTATAAGGAATCTTAACCACAACTTTAGTTCCGCGCTCCAATCTATAAAATTGAACTTCACCACCAATTCGATTAACGATGTAGCATATTATACTCAGCCCCATCCCACTGCCCGTCTCCTTATTTGTCCCTGCACTAGAGCGAACTTTTGAAAAACTTTGAACTGACTTTACGATATCCTCAGGTATCCCCTGTCCGGAGTCGATAATACTGAAGTAGATGAAATGATGGTCTATCACCATAGAAAAATAAACCTTAAGACCAGAGTCAGTAAACTTAAGAGCATTAGATAATAAATTGCCCAGAACAGAATTAACAAGACTCTCCTTGCTTATGGGTAGGGATATTTCTTCTTTCTTTATTGGTGCAGTGGTAATGAATTGCACATTCTTCTCATGAAAACCTTCTTCGTAACGTGAGATAGCGCACTTAAATACATCGACAGGATTGAGTTCATAATAATTATCTTGTCCATCAAACTGCTTTCTCATTTCTTCTTTAAACTTAATAAGCTCTCTAAGTCGATCGTAGGCCCGTTTAACATAGCTTAAACTCTCATCTCGCAATGCTCTAGCAAGGCTTAAGGAGAGGAAGTTTAAATCATTTGAAGTATCGTGAATTACTGACTTATAAATAGCATTAATAAGCTTTAGTTCTTCTTGAAGTTTGTGATCACCTTCTACTTTCTTAGATAATGTTTTAACTAACACTCCCATCATAATGGAGATAAAAGTTAATACTCCAGCACTCCAACCCCAAACAGCAGAGCCAGGAACTTCATAGCTTAAACAAAATGAAAGAGTGACAATGGCAGCAACACTAAAAATTCCAAAATAGAAAATATTTTCTAAATTCGTAAGTCTCTTTCCATAGAAATAAAGAGCATATATACCGGGAGAGAAACTCCCTAAGGCAATAGGAAGAGTATAGTACATTATTTTGGTATTAAAGAGATAAAGGATGCCTCCGGCAACAAGGCCTAAGACAAAGAAGATAGAGATTCTCTTACGATAATACTTTAAACGATTATCTAAAAAGAAATTACTAAGATAATAAAGAGGAACAACCTTTAGACTAAAGAGGATAATATCCATCTCTCTACTTTCAGCAAAAACAAACCTAATTGCATAAAGGAAGAAGTTAATATTTAAGGCCAATTTCAGCTGTGAATAATTAGTTTCTCGATCCAGAGATGCAATGACGTAAGCACTCACAACACATAGTAGTAAGAAGGATAATAAAACTATGTATAACGAGCTCATGCTATCCATTTCTAAAAAATAGCATATTAAAAAAAATGAACAATTTAAGAAAGGATAACTTAACTTAAGATTTTACCGTCCATCCTGGGCATGCGTCCGCTCTCGGCTCCTGCCTTCGCGGACATACCGTCCATCCTGGGCATGCGTCCGCTCTCGGCTCCTGCCTTCGCGGACATACCGTCCATCCTGGGCATGCGTCCGCTCTCGGCTCCTGCCTTCGCGGACATACCGTCCATCCTGGACATAAAAACCTAAGACCGGGATAAACCTCAGAAATTTGCTTTTAAAAAGGAAGGCCCCCGGGGGAAGCCGGGAGTGTACTCATGTACACGACCAATTCCACCGGGGGCCTGACGCATTTAAAACGAATTTATGAGGTTTATCCCCCGAAATCATCAAGCATGATGTCGTCGCGCTCAACCCCAAGGTCAAGAAGCATATCGATAACACACTTGTTCATAATTGGAGGACCACATAAGTAGTACTCACAATCTTCAGGAGCTGGGTGCTTGCTCAGGTATTCATCATGTAATACTTGGTGAATAAAGCCTGTGTATCCATCCCAATTATCTTCTGGTAGAGCATCTGATAGAGCAACGTGCCACTTGAAGTTATCATTTTCAGCTTGTAGGCCGTCAAAGTCTTCAACATAGAACATTTCTCTCTTAGAACGTGCACCGTACCAGAAAGTCATCTTACGATCAGTTTTGATTCTCTTAAGTTGGTCAAAGATATGTGAACGCATTGGCGCCATACCAGCTCCACCACCAACGAAAACCATTTCTTTATCTGTATCACGAGCAAAGAACTCACCAAATGGACCAGAGATAGTAACTTTATCACCTGGCTTACAGCTAAAGATATATGAAGACATCTTCCCTGGAGGAGTTCCTTTAGGAGCTCTTGGAGGAGGAGAAGCAATACGCACGTTAAGCATAATGATTCCCTTCTCTTCAGGGTAATTTGCCATCGAGTAGGCTCTAATTGTCTCTTCGTTTACTGTTGAGTTATATTGCCATAGGTTGAATTGATCCCAATCCCCACGGTACTCTTCTTCAATATCGAAGTCTTTATAATCAATAGAAAGTCCCGGAGGTCTTTCAATTTGAATATAACCACCAGCTCTAAATGGAACTGATTCACCTTCAGGTAGTTCAAGAACGAATTCTTTAATGAAAGTAGCAACGTTGTGGTTTGATCTAACCGTACATTCCCACTTCTTAACACCAAAGACAGACTCTTCAACTTCAACTTCCATATCAGTTTTAATACTAACCTGACATGCAAGTCTTAGACCTTCACGAGCTTCTTTCTTTGAGATATGTGACATTTCAGTTTCTAGGATTTCACCGCCACCTGAGTGAACGTGAACTGTACACTGGCCACAAGTTCCCCCACCACCACAGGCAGAAGAAACAAATAATTTTTGATCAGCAAGAGCATTAAGTAGCTTCCCTCCAGCAGGGATTTGAACAACTTTCTCACCGTTGATCGTTAGTTTAACATCTCCGCTTGATACTAGCTTTGACTTAGCAAAAAGAATAACTAAGACAAGGGCCAGAACCACAACGGTAAACATTAAAACACCAAGAATAATTGCATTCATAATATTTCCTTTTTATTACTTACCGTTAAAGTTGGATCCCAGAGAAACTTAAGAAACCAAGGGCCATAAGACCTACAGTGATAAAAGTAATCCCTAGACCTTTAAGTCCGTCTGGAACATCACTGTACTTCATTTTCTCTCTAATACCTGCAAGAGCTGCAATCGCTAAGGCCCAACCAAATCCTGAACCTAGACCGAAAACAACAGACTCTCCAAATGTGTAATCTCTTTCCACCATAAATAATGAACCACCAAGGATGGCACAGTTTACAGTAATAAGTGGAAGGAAGATCCCAAGAGCGTTATAAAGAGCAGGCATGTACTTATCAAGGAACATTTCCAGGATTTGTACCATTGCCGCAATAACACCGATGTAACAGATAAGTCCTAGGAATGATAAATCAGTTCCTGGCATACCTGCCCAAGCAAGTGCATTGTCTTTTAATAAGTAATTATAAAGTAAGTTATTGACTGGAATTGTAATTGTTTGAACAACAACAACCGCAACACCAAGACCTAGTGAAGTCTTAACTTTCTTTGATACCGCTAGGAATGTACACATACCTAGGAAGAAAGCTAGAGCTAAGTTTTCAATAAATACTGCTTTTATAAATAGACTAAGATAATGTTCTAACATATTTCACCTACCCTTACATTTCTTCTATTTGATCTTTCTTCCAAGTACGTAGACCCCAGATGAAAAAACCAATTAAGAAGAACGCAGATGGTGCAAGAAGTGCCATACCATTAGTTTGGTACCAACCACCTTCTCCAGTTGTTGCTAAAATAGAAACTCCAAATAGCTTTCCTGAACCAAGAAGCTCTCTAAAGAATCCAACAAATACTAATACAATTGAATAACCAATACCGTTACCAATACCATCAAAGAATGACATGATTGGTGGGTTCTTCATTGCATATGCTTCTGCACGTCCCATAACGATACAGTTAGTAATAATTAGACCAATGTAAACTGACATCGACTTTGCAACATCATAAACATAAGCTTTTAAAAGCTGGTCAGTAACAATTACAAGTGAAGCAATGATCGTCATCATAACGATGATACGAATTGCACTTGGAACGTGATTTCTAATTAGCGATACAAATAAGTTTGCAAATGCACAAACTAATGTAACGGCCAAACACATAACTGCAACTGATTCCATTTTAGTTGTTACGGCAAGGGCCGAACAAATACCAAGAATCTGAAGAGCAATTGGGTTATTTTCAAATAATGGGTTAAGAACTGTTTCTTTTAATTTCATTATTCACCCCCACCTTGAGTATATTTATCAATAAATGGTCCGTATGCGTCGTCCCCCATCCAGTAGCGAACAGTTCCTGTTACACCATTAGCTGTAAGAGTTGCACCTGAAAGACCGTCGATATCAAATTTGCTAGCATCGCGTGCTTCACCTTTGATAACTTGAATTTGAGGATTTCCATTTTCACCAAAGATCTTCTTACCTGGCCAAACTGCTCTCCACTGAGGATTATCAATTTCACCACCAAGACCTGGAGTTTCACCGTGAGCGTAGAATCCAATACCTTTTACAGTATTTAGGTCTGTTTCAAGAACTAGGAAACCGTACATTGTTGACCAAAGACCTTTACCGTGAATTGGGAAAACTACTGATTTCGTTTCTTCACCGTCTTTTACAAAGTATACTTTTCCGTATTTTGCACGAACCTTAATATTTCCAAGATCTTCGTCTGAAGGAATCTTGTAATTTCTTTTTGGATCTTTAGCCGCTTTGTTTGCATCGTATTCAGATGGCTTAATATCTGTTACGTACTCACCAGTTTTAAGATCAACAAGTTTAGCTTCGATTTGCTTATAAGCTTCCTCAATCTCTTTCTTCTGAGCTGTTGATTCAACAATCCCAGCAGTCATAAGAAGGTTCTTCTTAATATCTAAAGCTTTGTTTTCTTCTTGAAGTGGTCTTAATGAAACCGCTGACCAAGATACGACAACTGAACATACAACACATAGGATTGTTGCTACGATCAGAGTTTTTGCAGTACTATCATTACTCATCACTGCCCCCTTATACCGTCTTGTATCCATTTGCACGTTTCTTGATATTACCTTGAATAATAAAGTAATCAATTAATGGTGCAAAACAGTTTCCGAAAAGGATTGCAAGCATAGTACCTTCTGGGAAAGCTGGGTTAATAACACGAACAAGGATAACCATGAAACCGATTAAAGCACCATAGAACCAATGTCCTTTTGTCGTCATAGAAGCTGATACTGGATCTGTTGCCATAAATACTGTACCAAATGCAAAACCACCAATCACTAAGTGCCAAAGTGGAGTTACAGAGAACATCATATTTGTATCAGATCCGATAATATTTAAAAGACCTGATGTTGCAACAGCAGCAAGTGTCATCGAAAGCATGATTCTCCAAGAACCAATTCCTGCAATGATTAGAATTGCAGCACCGATTAAACAAGCAAGAGCTGATGTCTCACCCATTGAACCTGGGATGAATCCTAAGAAAGCATCTTTCATTGAAACAGTGATTGCTTCAACTCCACCAAGAGCAGCTTGTGAAAGAGCTGTTGCTCCAGTGAATCCGTCAACTGCAGTCCAAACCGCATCCCCTGAAATTTGTGCAGGGTAAGCAAAGAAAAGGAATGCACGAGCAGTAAGAGCTGGGTTTAGGAAGTTTTTCCCTGTACCACCAAATACCTCTTTACCGATTAGAACACCGAAAGAGATACCGACAGCAACCTGCCATAATGGAATTGTTGGAGGAAGAGTTAGAGGGAAAAGAAGACCTGTAACAAGGAAACCTTCATTAATTTCATGTCCTCTAACGATTGCAAATAATGCTTCCCAGAAACCACCAGCAATTTGAGTTACTAGAAAGATTGGGAAGAAGTATAAGAATCCGTGTAATAAGTTAGCTAGTAAGCTCTCTGGTGAGAAACCTGCTCCAAGTGCCATGATGATATCAGCACGCCAACCTTCAGGAGTCATTCCAGCAGCTGCAAGAGCAGAGTTTGCTTGAAGACCTGTGTTGTACATTGCCATAAATACCGCAGGCATAAGAGCGATAGCAACTGTGATCATTAATCTTTTTAAATCAAGTGCATCTCTAACATGAACTGAACCTTTAGCGACTCCACCTGGAGTATAAAGGAATGTATCGATCATTTCATATACAGCATAAAATTTTTCGAACTTCCCGCCTTTAGCGAAGTTATCATGTTGAGAATCTAGAAGTTTGCGCAACATTGTAATTATCCTTCTTTCTCAATAATAGTTAAACTTTCTCTTAGAGCTGGTCCGAAATCAACTTTACCAGGGCTTACGAAAGTACAAAGAGCTAGATCTTCTTCGTCTAGTTCAAGACAACCAAGCTCGATAGCGTAGTCATTATCTTTCGTTACAAGTGCTCTTAGAAGTTGAGTTGGAAGCATATCTAGAGGCATTACTTTTTCAAATGATCCAACCGGAACCATCGCTCTATCAGAACCATGAGTAGCAGTTGTGAAATTGAAAATTTGCCCAGGCTTTAACCAGTGAAGGAATGTACGCTTAACAGAGAATTTATTAAGACCTGGCTTGTGCCATCCTAAGAACTCTCTTTCACGCCCTTCAGCTAGAAGAGTAATTTGGTTATGAAAACGACCAAGATAAGCAAATGAACCGGCCATTGCACGTCCACTGAAAACTGAACCTGAAACAACTCTTACCTCACCTTGTCCAACTTTACCTGAAGTTACTTCACCTAAGTGAGCTCCTGGGATTGTCTTAACAAGAGTTGGGTTTACAGAAGCTGGTCCTGCAATAGAGATAATTCTCTCTGTTGAAAGCTCACCTGTTGTAAATAGCTTACCGATAGCAATTACATCTTGATAATTAATTGACCATACCGTCTTTTTATTACTTACAGGATCTACAAAGTGAATGTGAGTACCAGCATTACCTGCAGGGTGAACACCAGCAAATTCCTTTGTTTCAACTTTTGTCGTAGTAGGTTTTGGAATATTACTTCCAGCTGCCTTACAAACATAAGTCTTTCCATCAGTAAGTTTTGAGATAATTTCAATACCGTTTGTGAAGTCTTCACCTGCTTGTGCGATAACAACTGCAGGATCAGCAGCAAGTGGATTTGTATCCATAGCTGTAATGAAAATAGAACTTGGCTCTGATCCAAGATCTGGAGCTTTTGAAAATGGCCTTGTTTTAAATGTTGGCCACAGTCCCGACTCAACTAAAAGAGACTGAACGTCTTCTCTAGATAAATCCTTAACTCCTGTTCCTTTGTAGTTTTCAAAAGTAACTTGCTCATTACCTGAAACTTCAATTACTAAAGTTTCAAACGCTCTTCTTGCCCCACGGTTAATTTCAATAACCTTACCGCTGATTGGTGCTGTATAAAGTACACCTTCAACTTTCTTACAAGAAAATAACGCTTGTCCTTTCTTTACTTCGTCGCCAACTTGAACAATCATTGTTGGTTTCATTCCAACATAGTCTGGTCCAGTAAGGGCAACTTTAGTCACTTGAGGTCCTGCCTCAATCTTTTGTGATGGCTTCCCACTGATAGGAAGATCCAATCCTCTCTTAATGTGAATCATAGCGACAAATCCCGTTATTTTGGTTTGTTAACAATAAAATAAAATTTGAAATTATTAATTTTTTAACAGAAATACATAAAGTTGTAACCCTAATTTTAACTAGTTTAACCATTAAGATTGGCCTTTATTACGAGACCATCATGCGTCAAAACGAAGGCTATTTAGTTACGATTTATTTACCGCAACACTTCTTGTATTTCTTCCCTGAGCCACATGGACATGGATCATTTCGTCCAACTTTAGCTCCGTCTCTTTTAACCTGCGCTACAATGGGCTCTCCGTCTACGAAGAACCAATCTCCGTCAATTTTTACGAACTCAGAACGCTCATAATGCACATGGTCTTGTCCACCTAGGCCAAAAGTTGCTTTAAACTCAACCATTCCCCAATCATCTCTTTCTGTTCCCTCTGCAGTGTCGACTATTTCAAGTCCTTTCCACTCAGATTGTGATGACCAAGCCTTAATTTCGTTTACATCCATATCTTCACGATGATCTGGGTGCGTTGAATCAACAATAAAGTCGATATCCCCAGTTGTGTAAGAAGAATAACGTGCGCGCATTAGAAGTGCGGCCGTCTTTGCTTTTGTTTCACCTTTAATAATTGGTAAACAACATTTTTCTAAACTCTCTCCAAGTCCACATGGACAACTCATAATAAACTCCATTTAAAATCGATATAATAAGTCGGTAAAATTAGTGTTTGTTTCATCAAAATATACCTTGCTTTCTAGTAGTCGACTAGAAATAAATGTGAAGTGCGGCTTGAGCATCTTTTGATACTTTGTACGACTTCGTCTTATGGCATATTCATCTTTGAACTCAAGATCTTCTATTTGGCGATCGAGTTCCTTATCGGTAGGTACAGTCAAATAAAGATACTTTGCTCGATTTGCTAAAATTGGCAAACAATACTCTAGCTCTTCATCTGTGAGGTATTGAAAAACAGAAGTACAAACGGCCAAATCAAAGGACTTCTTTTTGTCTTTATTGCGTTCACACCATGAAACTAAATCTGTTTTTTCTAGCTTAAATTTAGTTGATGGAATTTTATTGATGTCACGCTTCTTAACAATATTGTAAGCATGTTCACTGGGTTCAATTCCATGGGCCTTATATGGTTTAAACTCATCGAGAAGTGCCTCAAATAAGTGTCCCAGGCCAAAGCCGAGATCAATTATTGAACTTATATCAATATACTCCATACCAAATAGATACTTAATATAACCAACGTGCTCTTTGGCATTTCCAATACCATCCATATCATCGGCATCTTCGTAATTTACGTCCCAATAATCTTTGGAAAAGCCTTTAGCTCCCAACTCTTTCACAACTCACTCACCTTTAGTGTTTTATTAATTAAATAGGCATTTGATATCAATCGATAGATTCCTACAGAAAAAATAGCTGACCATAGCAATAGAAACGACTGATAAGTAAAACTTAAATAAATAAGAGGCAGAAAACAAGTAAAGAAAGCAATGACCATATGCTTGCCTAAGAAATCAAAGCGATTAATTCCAAACACCAGTCCGTCATAGACATACGCAATGGAAGCAGGAATTTGGACGATGGCCAAGAAAACAATGACCCCTTTAATCATCTCATAAATCGACTGATCATAAGTAAATAGTCCAATGAGAAAGCGGTTAGCTGTTAAGAAAAGAATGCAAAAAATAACTCCAACAACAGCACCCATTATTAAGAGTTTTCTAAAGATTTCTTTAAGATTCTCATGTCCCTTATTTCCATACAAACTACCACCAATAATATTTCCCGATGTAGCAATGCCATCGGTAAAAAAAGATGCAAAAAGCCATAAATTCAATATCACTTGATGGGCAGCAAGCGCCTTAATTGAGATTGAACTTGCAACTTTTGTAGCAAGAAAGAAACTTGTGGTTAAGAAAGCTG contains:
- a CDS encoding class I SAM-dependent methyltransferase; translation: MKELGAKGFSKDYWDVNYEDADDMDGIGNAKEHVGYIKYLFGMEYIDISSIIDLGFGLGHLFEALLDEFKPYKAHGIEPSEHAYNIVKKRDINKIPSTKFKLEKTDLVSWCERNKDKKKSFDLAVCTSVFQYLTDEELEYCLPILANRAKYLYLTVPTDKELDRQIEDLEFKDEYAIRRSRTKYQKMLKPHFTFISSRLLESKVYFDETNTNFTDLLYRF
- a CDS encoding Na(+)-translocating NADH-quinone reductase subunit A; its protein translation is MIHIKRGLDLPISGKPSQKIEAGPQVTKVALTGPDYVGMKPTMIVQVGDEVKKGQALFSCKKVEGVLYTAPISGKVIEINRGARRAFETLVIEVSGNEQVTFENYKGTGVKDLSREDVQSLLVESGLWPTFKTRPFSKAPDLGSEPSSIFITAMDTNPLAADPAVVIAQAGEDFTNGIEIISKLTDGKTYVCKAAGSNIPKPTTTKVETKEFAGVHPAGNAGTHIHFVDPVSNKKTVWSINYQDVIAIGKLFTTGELSTERIISIAGPASVNPTLVKTIPGAHLGEVTSGKVGQGEVRVVSGSVFSGRAMAGSFAYLGRFHNQITLLAEGREREFLGWHKPGLNKFSVKRTFLHWLKPGQIFNFTTATHGSDRAMVPVGSFEKVMPLDMLPTQLLRALVTKDNDYAIELGCLELDEEDLALCTFVSPGKVDFGPALRESLTIIEKEG
- a CDS encoding YchJ family protein, producing the protein MSCPCGLGESLEKCCLPIIKGETKAKTAALLMRARYSSYTTGDIDFIVDSTHPDHREDMDVNEIKAWSSQSEWKGLEIVDTAEGTERDDWGMVEFKATFGLGGQDHVHYERSEFVKIDGDWFFVDGEPIVAQVKRDGAKVGRNDPCPCGSGKKYKKCCGK